In the Kwoniella mangroviensis CBS 8507 chromosome 3, whole genome shotgun sequence genome, one interval contains:
- a CDS encoding haloacid dehalogenase, type II, which produces MDNTKALIFDCYGTLIDWEKGSYDALQPIFQQKTCPDPRIVFETLGKIKARIQAEDKTMLYPAVLKEAYRLLTGELRLWYDEEAAEAYALSVPSWPPFPDSQDALSILKALGVKLVIHSNVDNESFEGTRKKLECSWGKFDDIFTAEDIGSYKPDYRNFHHVLQSLEDLYEIQPNEVLVVANSKRADIAPAKRLGLKTVWINRPEAILGVKGYEDVRADWEFGSMLEFAQELQSVKEDDL; this is translated from the exons ATGGATAATACAAA AGCTTTGATATTTGATTGTTATGGT ACTCTCATC GACTGGGAGAAAGGTTCTTATGATGCCCTACAGCCAATATTCCAACAGAAGACTTGTCCAGACCCTCGGATAGTATTCGAGACGCTGGGAAAGATAAAAGCTAGGATCCAAGCTGAGGATAAGACGATGTTATATCCCGCTGT CCTCAAGGAAGCCTATAGATTGTTGACGGGTGAATTGAGATTATGGTATGATGAAG AAGCTGCAGAAGCATACGCTCTCTCCGTACCTTCCTGGCCGCCATTTCCCGATTCTCAAGATGCTTTGTCAATCTTGAAGGCACTAGGAGTGAAATTGGTTATACATAGTAATGTGGATAATGAGTCGtttgaagg GACAAGGAAGAAACTGGAGTGCTCTTGGGGGAagtttgatgatatattcaCAGCAGAGGATA TCGGAAGTTATAAACCCGATTATCGTAATTTCCACCATGTCCTTCAATCCCTAGAAGATCTATATGAGATCCAACCGAATGAGGTGTTGGTAGTAGCTAATTCAAAACGAGCTGATATTGCACC AGCGAAAAGACTAGGATTGAAAACTGTATGGATCAATCGACCTGAGGCTATATTGGGTGTGAAAGGGTATGAGGATGTTAGAGCAGATTGGGAGTTTGGGAGTATGCTGGAATTTGCTCAGGAGTTGCAAAGTGTCAAAGAAGACGATTTGTAA